In the genome of Triticum urartu cultivar G1812 chromosome 5, Tu2.1, whole genome shotgun sequence, one region contains:
- the LOC125507444 gene encoding uncharacterized protein LOC125507444, with protein MEVHAVIRVDIKSESNVLEHTLLDESVEPTNLPLGLLQHITEDFADADDKSRTRGNTKVYFCRDKRKITLLRVYQQRKPRQISYRGYCAPEFIKHGQVSIKSDIFSLGVIITELVTGCKGNLDIQNVLRRWRYRWNKSVNYPLFGYQQVTKCIEIALKCLLDSPKKRPKISDIVSMLNALENTNEHINNVGDSLVGPISPYPWELLEFDRLELNFPFEINKLIPCSLQLTNITNDYVAFDVEMTGSLQYCIEPEKCVVPPRSKCNIMVTLQAQKRVPHAMVCKDEFFIMRCVSVNEGLGAEDINIDMFNEESGKEVDEVTLKVVVITELLVN; from the exons ATGGAAGTGCATGCTGTAATCAGGGTGGACATAAAATCTGAATCTAATGTCCTGGAGCATACACTACTTGATGAAAGCGTGGAGCCAACGAATCTGCCGCTAGGACTTTTACAACACATCACTGAGGATTTTGCTGATGC CGATGATAAATCCAGAACCAGGGGAAACACCAAAGTTTATTTTTGCAGAGATAAGAGAAAGATTACTTTGCTTCGAGTATATCAACAAAGGAAGCCTCGACAAATATCTTACCG TGGGTATTGCGCTCCGGAATTCATAAAGCATGGTCAGGTGTCAATCAAGTCAGATATATTCAGTTTGGGAGTTATAATTACAGAACTCGTAACTGGATGTAAGGGCAACCTTGACATTCAAAAT GTACTTAGAAGGTGGAGGTACAGGTGGAATAAATCAGTGAATTATCCACTATTTGGATACCAGCAGGTAACTAAATGCATTGAAATAGCGCTAAAGTGCTTGTTAGACTCTCCAAAGAAGAGGCCTAAAATATCAGATATAGTCAGTATGCTTAATGCATTGGAAAATACGAATGAGCACATTAACAATGTTGGTGACTCGCTAGTTGGCCCG ATAAGCCCTTACCCGTGGGAGCTGCTTGAGTTTGATAGGCTTGAGCTGAATTTTCCCTTCGAGATAAACAAGTTGATACCGTGTTCACTTCAGCTAACCAACATAACCAATGATTATGTTGCCTTTGATGTCGAAATGACAGGCTCACTGCAATACTGCATAGAGCCGGAGAAATGTGTTGTGCCGCCACGATCCAAGTGCAATATCATGGTAACACTGCAAGCGCAAAAGAGGGTGCCACATGCGATGGTGTGCAAGGACGAGTTCTTCATTATGCGGTGCGTCTCCGTGAATGAGGGCCTCGGTGCTGAGGATATCAACATAGACATGTTCAATGAGGAGTCGGGTAAAGAGGTCGATGAGGTGACCTTGAAGGTTGTTGTTATTACAGAATTATTGGTGAACTAA